Proteins co-encoded in one Conger conger chromosome 4, fConCon1.1, whole genome shotgun sequence genomic window:
- the prdx6 gene encoding peroxiredoxin-6 translates to MPGILLGDVFPDFDANTTIGKIRFHEFLGDSWGVLFSHPRDYTPVCTTELGQAAKLSDAFEERGVKMIALSIDSVEDHCGWAKDILAYNQEDPGCKLPFPIIADDKRELSVKLGMLDPDELDKDGLPLTARCVFVIGPDKKLKLSILYPATTGRNFTELLRVIDSLQLTARKKVATPVNWKLGDQVMVLPNIPDSETSKLFPAGVTTKELPSGKKYLRYTPQP, encoded by the exons ATGCCTGGAATATTATTAGGAGACGTTTTTCCCGACTTTGATGCAAACACAACAATTGGCAAGATCCGTTTCCACGAGTTTTTGGGAGACTC CTGGGGTGTCCTGTTTTCCCATCCTCGTGACTACACCCCTGTGTGCACCACCGAGCTGGGTCAAGCTGCCAAACTTAGTGATGCGTTCGAGGAGCGCGGTGTCAAAATGATTGCTCTGTCTATTGACAGCGTGGAGGATCACTGTGGCTGGGCTAAG GACATTTTGGCGTACAATCAAGAGGATCCGGGCTGCAAGCTGCCTTTCCCAATCATTGCAGATGACAAGCGGGAGTTGTCCGTAAAGCTGGGTATGCTGGACCCAGATGAGCTGGACAAAGATGGCCTGCCTCTCACTGCCCGTTGT GTATTTGTGATTGGCCCTGATAAGAAGCTGAAGCTGTCCATCCTTTACCCCGCCACAACAGGACGCAACTTTACCGAGCTGCTGCGGGTCATCGACTCCCTGCAGCTGACCGCGCGAAAAAAAGTGGCCACCCCCGTCAACTGGAAG CTTGGTGATCAGGTCATGGTCCTGCCTAACATTCCGGACAGCGAGACTTCAAAGCTTTTCCCTGCTGGAGTTACCACCAAGGAGCTGCCCTCTGGGAAGAAGTATTTGCGCTATACACCCCAACCATGA
- the plpp6 gene encoding polyisoprenoid diphosphate/phosphate phosphohydrolase PLPP6, translating into MPSPKAKNNCGRSSSIPGVSNNGRYEFMSLSKTPPPHLLQRQGSDPTSARLRASESPTRRRGSGSSNASSSSATGGQQLPEEDCMRLNPSFVGIALSSLLAIDLWLSKRLGVCACEDSSWGSIRPLMKLVEISGHGIPWLAGVLYCLYKSDSAAGQEVMLNLLMALVMDLVLVAVVKAVVRRRRPSHNRMDMFATFSVDRYSFPSGHATRAAMCARFLLAHLVLAAPLRVLVLLWAALVGFSRVLLGRHNVTDVVFGFGMGYCQYNLVEMLWVSPVGLQLMMGQTG; encoded by the exons ATGCCTTCCCCGAAAGCAAAAAACAACTGCGGTCGCAGTAGCAGCATTCCTGGTGTGAGTAACAACGGACGTTATGAGTTTATGTCATTGAGCAAGACTCCCCCACCACATTTATTGCAAAGACAGGGCTCAGATCCGACATCTGCTCGACTGCGTGCTTCGGAGAGCCCCACTCGGCGCCGAGGCTCCGGCTCTTCAAATGCCTCTTCATCGTCTGCCACCGGCGGCCAGCAACTACCAGAGGAAGACTGTATGCGTCTGAACCCGTCGTTTGTCGGTATCGCCTTGAGCTCCCTGCTCGCCATTGACTTGTGGCTGTCTAAACGTTTAGGCGTGTGCGCCTGCGAAGACTCTTCATGGGGCAGCATAAGACCGTTGATGAAACTGGTCGAGATCTCAGGTCACGGGATACCTTGGCTGGCCGGCGTCTTGTACTGCTTGTACAAGAGTGACAGTGCAGCGGGGCAGGAGGTCATGCTCAATCTCCTAATGG CCCTTGTCATGGACCTGGTCCTGGTTGCCGTGGTGAAGGCTGTGGTACGCCGCCGGCGTCCTTCCCACAACCGCATGGACATGTTCGCCACCTTCTCCGTGGACCGCTACTCCTTCCCCTCGGGCCACGCCACCCGGGCGGCCATGTGTGCCCGCTTCCTGCTGGCCCACCTGGTGCTGGCCGCCCCTCTGCGTGTCCTGGTGCTGCTGTGGGCTGCCCTGGTGGGGTTCTCCCGCGTGCTGCTGGGCAGGCACAATGTCACCGACGTGGTGTTTGGCTTCGGCATGGGCTACTGCCAGTACAACCTGGTGGAGATGCTGTGGGTCTCACCAGTTGGGCTGCAGCTCATGATGGGGCAGACAGGCTGA